TTTCCCACTATTGAATAGCTCTTCGCACATGATGTAAATAGAACCCGAACCAATATTCCCTTTTGTCCTTAGGTTGGTAAACCACTTTTCCTTAGGAATGGATATCCCATTTTCATCAAGTATTCTTGCAATTTTATCCTCAAAGAAGTAGCTCGAGATGTGAGGCAAGAAGTGGTTGATGTCATTTACATCAAAGTTTCTTTTGGCAAGTATATCCTTAAGCTTAGAAAATCCAAGCTTAACAATATATTCGCTGAGTAACTTTACATCTTGCTTAATGCTTAGCAGCGATTTGTCAAGTATATCGGAGGGATAGTGATCCATGTAGCTTTTAAGTGTGCCGTCTTCGTTTTTTTCGGCAGCCATGTACATGCACGATTCCATCGTATTTGCGTACGAGATGGCCTCAATCCACTCCACCTTTAGCGATATGCCGTTTTCGCTTTTTTTGTTTTCGAGGAGAAAAGCTCCGGCACCATCAGAGAGCATCCAACGAAGAAAATCTTTTTCGAAGGCAATGTATGGATCGTTGTTGAGCTGCTCAATTTTTTCAGCCTCAGCATCAAAGGTGTCGGCTTTAAGGAGACGTGATACGCGTTC
This window of the Acetobacteroides hydrogenigenes genome carries:
- a CDS encoding beta-ketoacyl-ACP synthase III, which gives rise to MQEVYITKVAKFLPNELVQNDEMELYLGLINGKPSKSRRIVLRNNGIQGRYYALTKEGQTTHTNAQMVALAVKELFTECPENIKSVELLCCGTSTPDQMMPSHAVMVHGYLPESNSIEVVSPSGVCCSGMHAFKYAYLSVLSGDKSKAVCTGSERVSRLLKADTFDAEAEKIEQLNNDPYIAFEKDFLRWMLSDGAGAFLLENKKSENGISLKVEWIEAISYANTMESCMYMAAEKNEDGTLKSYMDHYPSDILDKSLLSIKQDVKLLSEYIVKLGFSKLKDILAKRNFDVNDINHFLPHISSYFFEDKIARILDENGISIPKEKWFTNLRTKGNIGSGSIYIMCEELFNSGKLKKGETILFAVPESSRFSYVFCLLTVA